A genomic window from Silene latifolia isolate original U9 population chromosome Y, ASM4854445v1, whole genome shotgun sequence includes:
- the LOC141627248 gene encoding uncharacterized protein LOC141627248 yields MPALHITTNVDLEGIDVDIINTEATSAIASIIGRPEHLVMVVLNGSVPISFTGSKDPAIFAQLISMGGINSMVKKKLITSLAAIFYSHLSVPPARFFCHVIDTTAGHPRSKL; encoded by the exons atgCCGGCGTTGCACATAACCACCAACGTGGATTTGGAAGGGATTGATGTGGACATTATTAACACTGAAGCCACTTCCGCTATTGCCTCCATTATTGGTCGTCCTGAACAT TTGGTGATGGTGGTGTTAAATGGATCCGTACCCATATCATTCACAGGAAGTAAAGACCCGGCCATTTTTGCACAGTTGATATCAATGGGTGGCATCAACTCCATGGTCAAGAAGAAGCTTATTACCAGTTTAGCTGCCATTTTTTACTCTCATCTTTCGGTTCCTCCTGCTAGATTTTTCTGTCACGTTATAGATACCACCGCTGGTCACCCTCGTTCTAAGTTGTGA